A region of the Pricia mediterranea genome:
AAGGTTTTTCGATGAGTTGGGTAAGTTTACTTTTCATACCGGACCCCCCATATTTTTTGTCGTCACTATTCAGTATCTCCTTGATCTTTCCCGAATCTTTAGGAATACCTACCTTATACTTTTCCCGGGGCGCCGGGGTGAAGTTGCAGACTACAAAAAGGTCGTTTTTAGTGTCGTGTCCCCTTCGGATATAGGTTAAGACGGAATTTTCGTGATCTCCGTAATCGATCCACTGAAAGCCATCGGGACTGAATTGTTTCTCGTACAGTGCGGGCTGGTTTTTGTAGGTCTTGTTCAGGTCCTTGATCAATTCCTGCACCCCAGCGTGAATATCGTACTGTGTCAGGTGCCAATCAAGGCTTTGCTGGAAGTTCCATTCCGAGGTCTGTCCGAATTCCCCGCCCTGAAAGATGAGGTTGGTGCCGGGATGGGTAAACATATAGCCGAACATCAGTCGAAGGTTCGCAAACTGCTGCCATTCGTCACCGGGCATACGGTAGACCAGCGATTGCTTGCCGTAAACGACCTCGTCGTGCGAAAACGGCAGCATAAAGTTTTCGGTAAAGGCGTAGGTCATACTAAAGGTAAGGTCGTTCTGGTGGTGCTTGCGATAGATTGGTTCCTTCTTGAAGTATTCGAGGGTGTCGTGCATCCATCCCATCATCCATTTCATACCGAAACCGAGTCCCCCGTATTGCACCGGTTTCGACACCCCGGTAAAGGCGGTGGACTCCTCGGCGATGGTCTGCACATCGGGAAATCGGCCGTAAACCGCTTCGTTAAATTCCCTTATAAACGAAAGGGCCTCGAGGTATTCGTTGTTACCGTACATGTTGGGATCCCATTCCCCGTCTTCCCTGGAGTAATCCAGATAGATCATCGAGGCCACGGCATCTACCCGAAGGGCGTCGACGTGGTAGTGATCCAGCCAAAAGATGGCGTTGCTGATCAAAAAGGCGCGGACCTCGTTTCTTC
Encoded here:
- the glgB gene encoding 1,4-alpha-glucan branching protein GlgB, whose protein sequence is MADVTVYSQFSEFDINLFKAGKHYRLYEKLGSHPMELNGIKGTYFAVWAPSARSVSVVGNFNDWNDREHLLHVRWDASGIWEGFIPEIGHGEIYKYKIHSNNHGVVTEKADPFARYCEQPPKTASVIWNADYDWKDATWMDTRAKKNSLDTPFSVYEVHLGSWKRNADNSFFSYEQLAKDLVEYVDEMGFTHVEFMPIMEYPYDPSWGYQLTGYYAPTSRFGDPAGFKLLVDKLHQAGIGVILDWVPSHFPEDAHGLGFFDGSHLYEHPDRKKGYHPDWKSLIFNYGRNEVRAFLISNAIFWLDHYHVDALRVDAVASMIYLDYSREDGEWDPNMYGNNEYLEALSFIREFNEAVYGRFPDVQTIAEESTAFTGVSKPVQYGGLGFGMKWMMGWMHDTLEYFKKEPIYRKHHQNDLTFSMTYAFTENFMLPFSHDEVVYGKQSLVYRMPGDEWQQFANLRLMFGYMFTHPGTNLIFQGGEFGQTSEWNFQQSLDWHLTQYDIHAGVQELIKDLNKTYKNQPALYEKQFSPDGFQWIDYGDHENSVLTYIRRGHDTKNDLFVVCNFTPAPREKYKVGIPKDSGKIKEILNSDDKKYGGSGMKSKLTQLIEKPWNGREQSVELTIPPLSIVIFQ